The following are encoded in a window of Salinigranum halophilum genomic DNA:
- the ileS gene encoding isoleucine--tRNA ligase, giving the protein MDADEVSDQYAPADVESAVETYWDDHDAYEATKEAHADDPAFFFVDGPPYTSGQMHLGTAWNKTLKDAVIRRKRMEGFRVTDRPGYDMHGLPIEVKVEEELGFESKKDIEEYGMEAFIEECKAFAERNRENMDEDFQSIGAWMDWDDPYKTISPEYMEAAWWAFSNVHDNGLVERGKRAINQCPRCETAIADNEVEYHEIESPSIYVKFPLREREGNLVIWTTTPWTIPANTFVAVDAEMTYQAVRAEKDGESEVLYLAEPCVEEVLKKGRYTDYEVLEEVSGEEMVGWTYDHPLAEEVPDHASFEGAGQVYTAEYVEADRTGLVHSAPGHGQEDFERGQELGLGIFSPVNGDGTFAAAAGDYAGTFVRDANDDIVADLDSGGKLLHSGTHHHRYGQCWRCDTDIIFLATDQWFITVTDVKEQLLDNIEDSEWFPDWARDNRFRNFVADAPDWNVSRQRYWGIPLPIWVPRGEEYSTEDILVVGTREELAERVDQDIDPDDIDLHRPSVDPLTITEDGTTYERVPDVFDVWIDSSVATWGTLGYPSSTQAFDELWPADLIIEAHDQTRGWFWSQLGMGTASVGEVPYKQVLMHGFANDSDGRKMSKSLGNIVTPEEAIDRFGRDPLRAYLLSHNQHGEDLAFEWDGMGETQSKLNIFWNVFRFPLSYMELDDYDPADADLSDGELTVVDEWVLSRLQSVKREVDDAWSEYRVHDALNAVVDFVTADVSRFYVKAIRERMWEDEDSDSKRGAYATLSVVLDEAVRLLAPFTPYITERMYQLLDGEATSVHALSAPEVDESLHQPTLEEEMAVLRTVEEAAANARQQGGRKLRWPVPRVVVASDDEHVRGAVESLSALLLERVNARAVEVVETFDELVEYAEPQMGVIGPEFGADAQKLMSAVEGATRDELAGDTLSVMVDGDEYELTDEMVEWRAEPPAHVSGADFDSGTVYVDTSLTEEIEAEGYARDVVRRIQEMRKRLDLAVDEEIHTAVEVADDRISDLVDRHRDLIAEETRTEAFVEDTEKMDLVEEWDVEGVSVTIGIDRIEAAEPAA; this is encoded by the coding sequence ATGGACGCAGACGAGGTCTCCGACCAGTACGCGCCCGCGGACGTCGAATCCGCGGTAGAGACGTACTGGGACGACCACGACGCATACGAGGCGACGAAGGAGGCACACGCCGACGACCCGGCCTTCTTCTTCGTCGACGGGCCGCCGTACACCTCGGGACAGATGCACCTCGGGACGGCGTGGAACAAAACGTTGAAAGACGCGGTCATCCGCCGCAAGCGGATGGAGGGGTTCCGGGTGACGGACCGGCCGGGCTACGACATGCACGGCCTGCCCATCGAGGTGAAAGTCGAGGAGGAACTCGGCTTCGAATCGAAGAAGGACATCGAAGAGTACGGGATGGAGGCGTTCATCGAGGAGTGCAAGGCCTTCGCCGAGCGGAATCGGGAAAACATGGACGAGGACTTCCAGTCCATCGGGGCGTGGATGGACTGGGACGACCCGTACAAGACCATCTCACCGGAGTACATGGAGGCCGCGTGGTGGGCGTTCTCGAACGTCCACGACAACGGTCTCGTCGAGCGGGGCAAGCGCGCCATCAACCAGTGTCCCCGGTGTGAGACGGCCATCGCCGACAACGAGGTCGAGTACCACGAAATCGAGTCGCCCTCGATTTACGTGAAGTTCCCCCTCCGAGAGCGAGAGGGGAACCTCGTCATCTGGACGACAACGCCGTGGACCATCCCCGCGAACACCTTCGTCGCCGTCGACGCCGAGATGACGTATCAGGCGGTCCGCGCCGAGAAAGACGGCGAGAGCGAGGTGCTCTACCTCGCCGAACCCTGCGTTGAGGAGGTGCTGAAGAAGGGCCGCTACACCGACTACGAGGTCCTCGAGGAGGTCTCGGGCGAGGAGATGGTCGGCTGGACGTACGACCACCCCCTCGCCGAGGAGGTACCGGACCACGCCAGCTTCGAGGGGGCCGGGCAGGTGTACACCGCGGAGTACGTCGAGGCCGACCGGACTGGATTAGTGCACTCCGCACCCGGGCACGGGCAGGAGGACTTCGAGCGCGGGCAGGAACTCGGACTCGGAATCTTCTCGCCCGTCAACGGCGACGGGACGTTCGCCGCGGCCGCAGGCGACTACGCGGGGACGTTCGTCCGCGACGCCAACGACGACATCGTGGCCGACCTCGATTCCGGGGGGAAACTCCTCCACTCGGGGACCCACCACCACCGCTACGGCCAGTGTTGGCGGTGCGATACGGACATCATCTTCCTCGCGACCGACCAGTGGTTCATCACGGTCACCGACGTCAAGGAGCAACTGCTGGACAACATCGAGGATTCGGAGTGGTTCCCCGACTGGGCCCGCGACAACCGCTTCCGGAACTTCGTCGCGGACGCGCCCGACTGGAACGTCTCCCGCCAGCGCTACTGGGGGATTCCCCTCCCCATCTGGGTTCCACGAGGAGAGGAGTACTCCACCGAGGACATCCTCGTCGTCGGCACGCGCGAGGAACTGGCAGAACGGGTCGACCAGGACATCGACCCCGACGACATCGACCTCCACCGTCCCTCGGTGGACCCACTGACCATCACCGAGGACGGCACCACCTACGAGCGCGTCCCCGACGTGTTCGACGTCTGGATCGACTCGTCGGTGGCGACGTGGGGGACACTCGGCTACCCCTCCTCGACCCAGGCGTTCGACGAACTGTGGCCCGCCGACCTCATCATCGAGGCGCACGACCAGACGCGCGGGTGGTTCTGGTCGCAGTTGGGGATGGGCACCGCCTCGGTCGGCGAGGTGCCGTACAAGCAGGTGCTGATGCACGGCTTCGCCAACGACAGCGACGGGCGAAAGATGTCCAAGTCGCTGGGGAACATCGTCACACCCGAGGAGGCCATCGACCGGTTCGGTCGCGACCCGCTTCGGGCCTACCTGCTCTCGCACAACCAGCACGGCGAGGACCTCGCGTTCGAGTGGGACGGGATGGGCGAGACCCAGTCGAAGCTCAACATCTTCTGGAACGTCTTCCGCTTCCCGCTGTCGTACATGGAACTCGACGACTACGACCCCGCCGACGCCGACCTCTCGGACGGCGAACTCACCGTCGTCGACGAGTGGGTGCTCTCGCGCCTCCAGTCGGTGAAGCGTGAGGTCGACGACGCCTGGTCCGAGTACCGCGTCCACGACGCGCTCAACGCGGTCGTGGACTTCGTCACGGCCGACGTCTCGCGCTTTTACGTGAAGGCCATCCGCGAGCGGATGTGGGAGGACGAGGATTCGGACTCGAAACGCGGCGCGTACGCGACGCTTTCGGTCGTGCTCGACGAGGCCGTCCGGCTCCTCGCGCCCTTCACGCCGTACATCACCGAGCGGATGTACCAGTTGCTCGATGGGGAAGCCACGTCGGTCCACGCGCTGTCGGCTCCCGAGGTCGACGAGTCGCTCCACCAGCCCACGTTAGAAGAGGAGATGGCCGTCCTGCGGACGGTCGAGGAGGCGGCGGCGAACGCCCGACAGCAGGGTGGGCGGAAGCTCCGGTGGCCCGTCCCGCGCGTCGTCGTCGCGTCCGACGACGAGCACGTGCGGGGGGCGGTCGAGTCGCTCTCTGCCCTCCTCTTGGAGCGGGTCAACGCCCGTGCGGTCGAGGTGGTCGAGACGTTCGACGAACTCGTCGAGTACGCCGAGCCGCAGATGGGCGTCATCGGCCCCGAGTTCGGTGCCGACGCCCAGAAGCTCATGAGTGCCGTCGAGGGGGCGACCCGGGACGAACTCGCCGGCGACACCCTGTCGGTGATGGTCGACGGTGACGAGTACGAACTCACCGACGAGATGGTCGAGTGGCGCGCCGAGCCGCCAGCACACGTCTCCGGTGCCGACTTCGACTCCGGGACGGTGTACGTCGACACCAGCCTGACCGAGGAGATCGAGGCCGAGGGCTACGCCCGCGACGTCGTCCGGCGGATTCAGGAGATGCGAAAGCGGCTCGACCTGGCCGTCGACGAGGAGATTCACACGGCAGTCGAGGTCGCCGACGACCGCATCTCCGACCTCGTCGACCGCCACCGCGACCTCATCGCCGAGGAGACACGGACCGAGGCGTTCGTCGAGGACACCGAGAAGATGGACCTCGTCGAGGAGTGGGACGTCGAGGGCGTCTCGGTGACCATCGGTATCGACCGCATCGAGGCGGCCGAACCGGCCGCCTGA
- a CDS encoding acyl-CoA thioesterase, with product MSDETATLAESHTEMTEYLLPNDTNDLGRALGGAVLHWMDICGAIAAMRFANNQVVTASMDHVDFISPIDIGEVAVVEGYVFDVGRTSIDVKVDVHAENPRNDEVRKTTTSFFTFVALDEEGTPTEVPRVDCPTDAEKDRREEARAERRAQLEAVIERMEE from the coding sequence ATGAGCGACGAGACCGCGACGCTGGCGGAGTCACACACCGAGATGACCGAGTACCTCCTCCCGAACGACACGAACGACCTCGGCCGGGCGCTCGGTGGGGCGGTCCTGCACTGGATGGACATCTGCGGAGCCATCGCGGCGATGCGGTTCGCCAACAACCAGGTGGTGACGGCGTCGATGGACCACGTTGACTTCATCTCGCCGATCGACATCGGCGAGGTGGCCGTCGTTGAGGGCTACGTGTTCGACGTCGGCCGGACGAGCATCGACGTGAAGGTTGACGTCCACGCCGAGAACCCCCGAAACGACGAGGTGCGGAAGACGACCACCTCCTTTTTCACCTTCGTCGCGCTCGACGAGGAGGGAACGCCCACCGAGGTCCCTCGCGTCGACTGCCCGACGGACGCCGAGAAGGACCGCCGCGAGGAGGCGCGCGCCGAGCGTCGGGCACAGCTAGAGGCGGTCATCGAGCGCATGGAGGAGTAG
- a CDS encoding bifunctional nuclease family protein, with protein MNHEAEVRGIGVGMSDDGSNVPAVILSAREEYLPIVVTTDQAQAIQLALSGEPFERPLTHDLLVDMITEFGGAIDSVRIDDLADGTFYAKVDAERYEDGEPHKFVFDARPSDAIALSVRVDCPIMVSDAVLDAAGQPPSQFDIEDDEDDFAR; from the coding sequence ATGAACCACGAGGCCGAGGTCAGGGGTATCGGCGTCGGCATGAGCGACGACGGGTCGAACGTGCCCGCAGTTATCCTCTCGGCACGCGAGGAGTATCTCCCGATCGTCGTCACGACGGACCAGGCACAGGCCATCCAGCTCGCGCTCTCCGGCGAACCGTTCGAGCGACCGCTCACGCACGACCTCCTCGTCGACATGATCACCGAGTTCGGCGGCGCAATCGACTCCGTCCGCATCGACGACCTCGCCGACGGCACCTTCTACGCGAAGGTCGACGCCGAGCGGTACGAGGACGGCGAGCCGCACAAGTTCGTCTTCGACGCCCGTCCCTCCGACGCCATTGCCCTCTCCGTCCGCGTCGACTGCCCAATCATGGTCTCCGACGCCGTTCTCGACGCCGCCGGCCAGCCGCCGTCGCAGTTCGACATCGAGGACGACGAGGACGACTTCGCCCGCTGA
- a CDS encoding helix-turn-helix domain-containing protein has product MAPHRTQAVRVTSRQDQAETALRDVLGGARGGRNRRRILHALAERPRNANRLAEALGLDYKTVRHHLSVLAEADAVSRGGSNYGAVYVPTSRVRRHWDVVEELTDAA; this is encoded by the coding sequence ATGGCACCACACCGGACACAGGCCGTCCGCGTCACCTCGCGGCAGGACCAGGCGGAGACGGCGCTCCGCGACGTGCTCGGCGGCGCGCGTGGCGGACGCAACCGCCGTCGCATCCTCCACGCGCTCGCCGAGCGACCGCGGAACGCCAACCGGTTGGCCGAGGCGCTCGGCCTCGACTACAAGACCGTCCGGCACCACCTCTCGGTGCTCGCGGAGGCGGACGCGGTGAGTCGTGGGGGGAGCAACTACGGAGCGGTGTACGTCCCGACGTCGCGAGTGCGACGACACTGGGACGTCGTGGAGGAACTCACCGACGCGGCCTGA
- the dhaL gene encoding dihydroxyacetone kinase subunit DhaL — protein sequence MADTDVQVAALHAALENIAERLADEKTYLTDLDSAIGDADHGANMNRGFQKVLEKTEGMDGEPADIVKAVGMAIVSEVGGAAGPLYGGSIMTASQELEAGITAETSVAFAEAYLEKLQDRGGAQLGQKTMVDVVTPAVHTYKKSIEEDGLPPLEALAKAVDAAERGVAYTVPLRATKGRASYLGWRSVGHQDPGATSTLFILEELLATASEYLDGEVDRDATSPTVPDDGEEES from the coding sequence ATGGCAGATACGGACGTCCAGGTGGCGGCGCTGCACGCGGCACTCGAGAACATCGCCGAGCGACTCGCCGACGAGAAGACCTACCTCACGGACCTCGACTCGGCCATCGGCGACGCCGACCACGGGGCGAACATGAACCGCGGCTTCCAGAAGGTCCTCGAGAAGACCGAGGGGATGGACGGCGAGCCGGCCGACATCGTCAAGGCGGTCGGCATGGCCATCGTGAGCGAGGTCGGTGGTGCGGCCGGTCCGCTCTACGGCGGCTCCATCATGACCGCGAGCCAGGAACTCGAAGCGGGCATCACCGCGGAGACGAGCGTCGCCTTCGCCGAGGCCTACCTCGAGAAGCTCCAGGACCGCGGGGGGGCCCAGCTGGGGCAGAAGACGATGGTCGACGTGGTCACGCCCGCCGTCCACACGTACAAGAAGTCCATCGAGGAGGACGGCCTCCCGCCGCTGGAGGCGCTCGCGAAGGCCGTCGACGCCGCCGAGCGCGGAGTGGCGTACACCGTCCCCCTCCGGGCGACGAAGGGGCGCGCCTCCTATCTGGGCTGGCGCTCCGTCGGTCACCAGGACCCCGGGGCGACCTCCACGCTGTTCATCCTCGAGGAACTGTTAGCGACCGCGAGTGAGTACCTCGACGGTGAGGTCGACAGAGACGCCACCTCGCCGACGGTACCCGACGACGGCGAGGAGGAGTCGTAG
- a CDS encoding DUF4397 domain-containing protein: MTDKSRRDVLRTLGGVAIIGGLAGCSSNQGGSGEESTETATATPMPTEMETATETPTPAPEMAMLRVAHLSPDAPNVDVSVDGSVVLEDVPFGAVSGYLEVPVGTRTVTIAAAGDPSTVAFEGDLDVTEGAFTVAAVGELAEETFEPLVLSDDNTVPDDDTAKVRVVHASPDAPAVDVTAGGNALFDGVSYQGSGYVEVPANTYTINVRGDTESNDGDAVATFDAELVGGTVYTIFAAGYLSPDDEPASTPFQPIATVDAGAGGGGIVEAADGDDMGDMSDGVSLRVAHLSPDAPNVDVLVDGSAVLEDVPFGAVSDYLSLSAGSYQVTVQAAGDSDTVVFDQSLDLEPGAYTAAALGELDSEAENGFAVQLLTDDTSTPADDTARVRLVHASPDAPAVDVTVQSSGDVLVDGAAFGQTATVEVPAGSYTLEVRGDTESNDGDVAATFDVTVEGGTAYTAFAQGYLSPDDEPADAGFDLAVVTDN, translated from the coding sequence ATGACAGACAAGTCACGCAGAGACGTGCTTCGCACGCTCGGGGGCGTCGCGATCATCGGTGGGTTGGCCGGGTGCTCGTCGAACCAGGGGGGCTCCGGCGAGGAATCGACCGAGACGGCGACGGCGACACCGATGCCGACCGAGATGGAGACGGCGACCGAGACGCCGACACCGGCACCCGAGATGGCGATGCTCCGGGTGGCGCACCTCTCGCCGGACGCGCCGAACGTCGACGTCTCCGTCGACGGCAGCGTCGTCCTGGAGGACGTCCCGTTCGGTGCGGTTAGCGGCTATCTCGAGGTCCCCGTCGGCACCCGGACCGTGACCATCGCGGCGGCTGGCGACCCGTCGACCGTCGCGTTCGAGGGTGACCTCGACGTCACCGAGGGCGCGTTCACCGTCGCCGCTGTCGGCGAACTGGCCGAGGAGACGTTCGAGCCACTCGTCCTCTCGGACGACAACACCGTCCCGGACGACGACACCGCGAAGGTCCGCGTCGTCCACGCGTCGCCGGACGCGCCAGCCGTCGACGTCACCGCCGGCGGGAACGCGCTGTTCGACGGCGTCTCCTACCAGGGGTCGGGCTACGTCGAGGTGCCGGCGAACACCTACACCATCAACGTCCGCGGCGACACCGAGTCGAACGACGGCGACGCGGTCGCCACGTTCGACGCCGAACTGGTCGGCGGCACCGTCTACACCATCTTCGCGGCGGGCTACCTCTCGCCGGACGACGAACCCGCGAGTACGCCGTTCCAACCCATCGCGACTGTCGACGCCGGTGCGGGCGGCGGCGGCATCGTCGAAGCGGCTGACGGCGACGACATGGGTGACATGAGCGACGGCGTCTCGCTCCGGGTGGCGCACCTCTCGCCGGACGCGCCGAACGTCGACGTCCTCGTCGACGGCTCGGCCGTCCTCGAAGACGTACCCTTCGGCGCGGTCAGCGACTACCTCTCGCTCTCGGCGGGGTCGTATCAGGTGACGGTCCAGGCTGCGGGTGACTCCGACACGGTGGTCTTCGACCAGTCGCTCGACCTCGAACCAGGCGCCTACACGGCCGCCGCGCTCGGCGAACTCGACAGCGAGGCGGAGAACGGCTTCGCGGTCCAACTGCTGACCGACGACACCTCGACACCCGCCGACGACACGGCCCGGGTCCGGCTGGTCCACGCGTCGCCCGACGCGCCAGCCGTCGACGTCACCGTGCAGTCCTCGGGCGACGTGCTCGTCGACGGCGCGGCGTTCGGCCAGACCGCGACGGTCGAAGTCCCGGCCGGCTCGTACACGCTCGAAGTCCGCGGCGACACCGAGTCGAACGACGGCGACGTGGCCGCGACGTTCGACGTCACCGTCGAGGGCGGGACGGCGTACACCGCGTTCGCCCAGGGGTACCTCTCGCCGGACGACGAACCCGCCGACGCCGGGTTCGATCTCGCCGTCGTCACCGACAACTGA
- the dhaK gene encoding dihydroxyacetone kinase subunit DhaK, with translation MKKLINEPADVVDEMLDGMVAAYPDQVRRLDDIEVLVREDAPVDGKVGIVSGGGSGHEPTHAGYLGEGMLDGAAAGEVFTSPTADQLQEMIQACDGGEGVLCVVKNYEGDVMNFDTAAELAEMEGVDVAQVVVNDDVAVEDSLYTSGRRGVCGTILVHKAAGAKAAQGGSLEEVQEVAEKVIDNVGTMGMALTSCVTPEKGEPTFDLGEDEIELGIGIHGEPGTERTDVMSADEVTEHLTEHVLEDLDLDEGQEVITIVNGMGGTPQSELFIVNRKLQELLDDHGLETWDAWVGDYMTSLDMMGCSITVCAVDDELKELIGAPCDTPAMTVRE, from the coding sequence ATGAAGAAACTCATCAACGAACCGGCGGACGTTGTCGACGAGATGCTCGATGGGATGGTCGCGGCGTACCCCGACCAGGTACGACGGCTCGACGACATCGAGGTCCTCGTCCGGGAGGACGCCCCCGTCGACGGCAAGGTGGGAATCGTCTCCGGCGGTGGCTCGGGCCACGAGCCGACACACGCGGGCTACCTCGGCGAGGGGATGCTCGACGGTGCCGCCGCGGGCGAGGTGTTCACATCCCCGACGGCCGACCAGCTCCAGGAGATGATTCAGGCGTGTGACGGCGGCGAGGGCGTCCTCTGTGTGGTGAAGAACTACGAGGGCGACGTGATGAACTTCGACACCGCCGCCGAACTGGCGGAGATGGAGGGCGTCGACGTCGCACAGGTCGTCGTGAACGACGACGTCGCCGTCGAGGACTCGCTGTACACCTCGGGTCGACGCGGCGTCTGTGGGACCATCCTCGTCCACAAAGCCGCCGGCGCGAAGGCCGCTCAGGGCGGCAGCCTCGAGGAGGTGCAGGAAGTCGCCGAGAAGGTCATCGACAACGTCGGAACGATGGGGATGGCGCTCACCTCCTGTGTCACCCCCGAGAAGGGTGAGCCGACGTTCGACCTCGGCGAAGACGAGATCGAACTCGGTATCGGCATCCACGGCGAACCGGGGACGGAGCGGACGGACGTGATGAGCGCCGACGAGGTCACCGAACACCTCACCGAACACGTGCTCGAAGACCTCGACCTCGACGAGGGCCAGGAGGTCATCACCATCGTCAACGGGATGGGTGGGACACCGCAGTCGGAACTGTTCATCGTCAACCGCAAACTCCAGGAACTCCTCGACGACCACGGCCTGGAGACGTGGGACGCGTGGGTCGGCGACTACATGACGTCGCTCGACATGATGGGCTGCTCGATTACGGTGTGTGCCGTCGACGACGAGTTGAAGGAGCTCATCGGCGCTCCCTGCGACACGCCGGCGATGACCGTCCGAGAGTAG
- a CDS encoding NUDIX hydrolase, producing MVAVGPSFCPACGTPLETRRVEERDRAYCPSCAQVVWRNPVPTAAVAVVEDWADPPRVLLVRRRQPPDAGQWSIPAGFVEYGEHPRGAAARELREETGLRVDADALALVDVDDLVHPSDRHLVTITYAVSRDRTTGDPVAGSDAADAGFWTLDELCEDEAALRAFDRDRVRRALDGV from the coding sequence GTGGTCGCCGTCGGACCTTCCTTCTGCCCGGCCTGTGGGACGCCCCTCGAGACGCGTCGCGTCGAGGAGCGCGACAGGGCGTACTGCCCCTCCTGTGCTCAGGTGGTCTGGCGCAATCCGGTTCCGACCGCCGCCGTCGCCGTCGTCGAGGACTGGGCGGACCCGCCGCGAGTGCTCCTCGTCCGCCGGAGACAGCCGCCCGACGCCGGCCAGTGGAGCATCCCGGCTGGTTTCGTCGAGTACGGCGAGCATCCGCGGGGGGCCGCGGCGCGCGAACTCCGTGAGGAGACCGGCCTCCGCGTCGACGCCGACGCGCTCGCGCTGGTCGACGTCGACGACCTCGTCCACCCGAGCGACCGCCATCTCGTGACCATCACCTACGCCGTCTCGCGGGACCGAACGACCGGCGACCCGGTCGCCGGGAGCGACGCGGCCGACGCCGGGTTCTGGACGCTCGACGAGCTCTGCGAGGACGAGGCGGCGCTTCGGGCGTTCGACCGCGACCGCGTCCGGCGCGCGCTCGACGGCGTCTGA